The following are encoded together in the Candidatus Dormiibacterota bacterium genome:
- a CDS encoding putative N-acetylmannosamine-6-phosphate 2-epimerase, with amino-acid sequence MSQSPPLGSSVLARLRGKLIVSVQFPRGSPLARPENVAAMAAAAVEAGAAGVRIESAAHLQAVRARVDVPVIGILKREYDGFLPYITPTLGDVREVLAAGAEIVAFDATRRPRPDGSTTAAIVDHIRRAGALAMADCALGEDGRDARDAGAEVLATTLCGYTETTRGAALPALQLVGELATFDAFTVCEGGIADPESACAALESGADAVVVGTAIAGTARDAETIFERTRAFVAALRTAREGSARVCAKPFWRGDE; translated from the coding sequence GTGAGCCAGTCGCCTCCGCTCGGGTCAAGCGTCCTCGCGCGCTTGCGCGGCAAGCTGATCGTATCGGTGCAGTTTCCCCGAGGGTCGCCGCTCGCGCGCCCAGAGAACGTCGCCGCAATGGCAGCCGCGGCCGTGGAGGCGGGCGCGGCGGGCGTGCGCATCGAGTCCGCGGCGCACCTGCAGGCAGTTCGCGCGCGCGTCGACGTGCCGGTCATCGGCATCCTCAAGCGCGAGTACGACGGCTTTCTTCCATATATCACGCCGACGCTGGGGGACGTCCGGGAGGTTCTCGCAGCCGGAGCCGAGATCGTGGCCTTCGATGCGACTCGCCGGCCTCGACCGGACGGAAGCACAACCGCTGCCATCGTGGACCATATCCGTCGCGCGGGAGCGCTCGCCATGGCGGATTGCGCGCTCGGCGAAGACGGTCGCGACGCGCGCGACGCCGGAGCGGAGGTTCTCGCCACGACGCTGTGCGGCTATACGGAAACGACGCGCGGCGCAGCGCTTCCCGCACTGCAGCTCGTCGGCGAGCTTGCGACCTTTGACGCATTCACGGTCTGCGAAGGAGGCATTGCCGATCCCGAGAGTGCGTGCGCGGCACTGGAATCGGGCGCCGACGCCGTCGTGGTCGGAACTGCGATCGCGGGCACGGCACGCGATGCTGAAACGATCTTCGAACGCACGCGCGCGTTCGTTGCTGCGCTTCGCACCGCGCGCGAAGGGTCGGCGAGAGTCTGCGCGAAGCCGTTTTGGCGTGGAGACGAATAA
- a CDS encoding BadF/BadG/BcrA/BcrD ATPase family protein, translating to MKYVAGIDGGQTGTQAAVADERGRVLGYGDAGPADEIGAGPESTRMRDALAKAVEAARHAAGVSAEARFEAIVAGVSGFEGRVYGVSPSLPTASFSLVHDPFIAHAGAFAGGSGVVVIAGTGSVGYVVDDDGCTELFGGLGYVFGDEGSAFWIARTAIASAMSENAGCVVESEAKRYFGVASLRELLAAFYHGSIDRDRLASFAQVVLELSSAGEGEAVRDACVRDTVSGAQAHLAALAARSLDRRRHWRSPPRAAFAGGLLRDRAFRDGLYDRLRTVAPGVEIIEPAYPPVLGAVLLAFREAGMPCKELT from the coding sequence GTGAAATATGTCGCGGGAATCGACGGAGGTCAGACCGGGACGCAGGCAGCGGTCGCGGACGAACGCGGGCGCGTGCTCGGCTACGGAGATGCGGGCCCGGCCGACGAGATCGGCGCAGGCCCCGAGTCGACACGGATGCGGGACGCTCTAGCAAAGGCCGTGGAAGCGGCGCGCCATGCGGCAGGGGTGTCTGCGGAAGCTCGTTTCGAGGCGATCGTCGCCGGCGTGAGTGGCTTTGAAGGGCGCGTCTATGGCGTTTCGCCGTCGCTTCCCACCGCCTCGTTCTCGCTCGTCCACGATCCGTTCATCGCGCACGCCGGTGCGTTCGCCGGGGGCTCGGGCGTCGTCGTCATCGCCGGAACGGGGTCCGTCGGCTACGTCGTCGACGACGACGGCTGCACGGAGCTGTTCGGAGGGTTGGGATACGTTTTCGGAGACGAGGGAAGCGCGTTCTGGATCGCGAGGACGGCGATTGCCTCGGCGATGTCGGAGAACGCCGGCTGCGTCGTCGAGTCGGAAGCGAAGCGATACTTCGGCGTCGCGTCACTCCGAGAGCTCCTGGCGGCTTTCTACCACGGATCCATCGATCGGGACCGGCTTGCGTCCTTCGCGCAAGTCGTGCTTGAGCTGTCGTCCGCGGGCGAGGGTGAGGCCGTCCGAGATGCCTGCGTGCGCGACACCGTCTCCGGCGCGCAGGCGCACTTGGCCGCTCTCGCGGCGCGCTCGCTCGACCGGCGCCGGCACTGGCGTTCGCCCCCGCGCGCGGCCTTCGCCGGCGGTCTGCTGCGCGATCGTGCGTTCCGCGACGGTCTCTACGACAGGTTGCGTACGGTCGCGCCGGGAGTCGAGATCATCGAGCCGGCGTATCCGCCGGTGCTTGGTGCCGTGTTGCTGGCTTTTCGTGAAGCCGGCATGCCGTGTAAGGAGCTGACGTGA
- a CDS encoding FAD-dependent oxidoreductase: MREVDVLVVGGGNAGCAAAIAAARHGAKTLLAERYGFLGGTATAAMVGPWMTFHSGAERVVGGIAQEIVSRLIALGASPGHIPDSSDYVPTITPFDPEVHKALLFEMTTEARVRLLLHAWFTSALVESDTVVGAVFDTVGGKRVYRARVVIDATADAYVAASAGVPTQKGDERGRVQPASLMFRMSHVDLAKTAAYLRTHPDQMRTSLKAHERTASTVTAVAGLHDLWARAQKDGLVDVPRELVSFFVSPYPDEVTVNMTRVLEIDPLDPDDLTRAEVEARRQVMQLAAFFRARVPGFENARIAATGTQIGIRESRRIVGRYTLTRDDVLQARHFDDAVARSAYPIDIHNPSGRGTTTQHLAPGTSYGIPYRCLVPVGCEGLLVAGRCISTTHEALASTRLTPTVMTLGQAAGTAAALACERDVAPSAIDTLELRAQLERDGVVL, from the coding sequence ATGCGCGAGGTCGACGTGCTCGTCGTGGGCGGCGGAAACGCCGGCTGTGCGGCGGCAATCGCAGCTGCTCGCCACGGAGCGAAGACCCTGCTCGCCGAGCGGTACGGGTTCCTCGGCGGCACGGCAACCGCGGCGATGGTCGGCCCATGGATGACCTTCCACTCGGGCGCGGAGCGTGTCGTCGGGGGGATAGCGCAAGAGATCGTGTCGCGCTTGATCGCGCTCGGCGCCTCGCCCGGACACATCCCGGATAGCTCGGATTACGTTCCGACGATCACGCCCTTCGATCCCGAAGTTCACAAGGCACTCCTCTTCGAGATGACCACGGAAGCGCGCGTGCGTCTTCTCCTGCACGCGTGGTTCACGAGCGCGTTGGTCGAGAGCGACACCGTCGTGGGAGCGGTCTTCGATACGGTCGGCGGAAAGCGCGTCTACCGCGCGCGCGTCGTCATCGACGCCACGGCCGATGCCTACGTCGCAGCGTCTGCAGGCGTGCCGACGCAAAAGGGTGACGAACGCGGGCGGGTGCAGCCGGCGTCGCTGATGTTTCGGATGAGCCACGTCGATCTCGCGAAAACCGCGGCGTATCTTCGAACGCATCCTGATCAAATGCGCACGTCGCTCAAGGCGCACGAACGCACTGCCTCGACGGTGACGGCGGTCGCAGGGCTCCACGATCTCTGGGCGCGCGCACAGAAGGACGGCCTGGTCGACGTACCGCGTGAGCTCGTGTCGTTCTTCGTCTCGCCGTATCCCGACGAAGTTACCGTCAACATGACGCGCGTCCTCGAGATCGATCCGCTCGACCCGGACGATTTGACGCGTGCGGAGGTCGAAGCGCGCCGGCAGGTCATGCAGCTCGCCGCCTTCTTTCGCGCGCGGGTTCCAGGCTTCGAGAACGCACGCATCGCCGCTACCGGAACGCAGATCGGCATACGCGAGTCGCGCCGCATCGTCGGGCGCTATACGCTGACGCGCGACGACGTGCTGCAGGCACGTCACTTCGACGATGCGGTCGCGCGGAGTGCGTATCCCATCGACATTCACAATCCTTCGGGGCGTGGCACGACGACGCAGCATCTGGCACCGGGAACGAGTTACGGGATTCCCTATCGATGTCTCGTGCCGGTCGGCTGTGAAGGCCTGCTGGTTGCGGGACGCTGCATCTCGACGACGCACGAGGCGCTCGCGTCGACGCGGCTTACGCCGACCGTCATGACGCTCGGTCAGGCTGCCGGCACGGCGGCGGCGCTCGCATGCGAGCGCGACGTCGCACCGAGTGCGATCGACACGCTCGAGCTGCGCGCGCAACTCGAGCGGGACGGCGTGGTTCTGTGA